The following proteins come from a genomic window of Dreissena polymorpha isolate Duluth1 chromosome 1, UMN_Dpol_1.0, whole genome shotgun sequence:
- the LOC127865305 gene encoding uncharacterized protein LOC127865305 isoform X1: protein MIFSSFIIATATGEKTSMKDDVRKENEQLCIELDNLGREHKKLKQIVDQLSTDYEESKAYDPLRRYEKLKGMVKRTIMHLKLNPDEPNTIQAGVVGGLMQGCRDISHQAESARRREDKYSKMSRQELQQENVHLQTQVREMRRKCAIIRDVIDNLQKHFNASKRHPAIQRYNMLKAMVKTVIHDELI from the exons ATGATATTTTCTTCTTTTATTATAGCGACTGCAACTGGCGAAAAGACAAGCATGAAAGACGACGTGCGAAAAGAGAATGAACAGTTGTGCATAGAGTTGGACAACCTTGGTCGAGAGCATAAGAAACTGAAACAGATAGTAGACCAGCTGTCCACGGACTACGAGGAATCGAAGGCGTACGATCCATTAAGGCGGTATGAGAAACTGAAGGGCATGGTGAAACGGACAATTATGCACTTGAAACTGAACCCCGATGAGCCGAACACAATCCAGGCGGGTGTTGTTGGTGGCCTCATGCAGGGCTGCAGGGACATAAGCCATCAGGCGGAGAGTGCGAGGAGGCGAGAAGATAAATACTCAA AAATGTCCAGACAAGAGTTACAACAAGAAAACGTGCACCTGCAAACCCAAGTTCGAGAAATGCGACGAAAGTGTGCAATTATACGTGACGTCATAGACAATTTGCAGAAACATTTCAACGCTTCAAAACGCCACCCTGCCATCCAGCGTTACAACATGCTGAAGGCCATGGTAAAAACTGTAATACATGATGAACTTATATAA
- the LOC127865305 gene encoding uncharacterized protein LOC127865305 isoform X2 has protein sequence MWNRSTTATGEKTSMKDDVRKENEQLCIELDNLGREHKKLKQIVDQLSTDYEESKAYDPLRRYEKLKGMVKRTIMHLKLNPDEPNTIQAGVVGGLMQGCRDISHQAESARRREDKYSKMSRQELQQENVHLQTQVREMRRKCAIIRDVIDNLQKHFNASKRHPAIQRYNMLKAMVKTVIHDELI, from the exons ATGTGGAATAGGTCAA CGACTGCAACTGGCGAAAAGACAAGCATGAAAGACGACGTGCGAAAAGAGAATGAACAGTTGTGCATAGAGTTGGACAACCTTGGTCGAGAGCATAAGAAACTGAAACAGATAGTAGACCAGCTGTCCACGGACTACGAGGAATCGAAGGCGTACGATCCATTAAGGCGGTATGAGAAACTGAAGGGCATGGTGAAACGGACAATTATGCACTTGAAACTGAACCCCGATGAGCCGAACACAATCCAGGCGGGTGTTGTTGGTGGCCTCATGCAGGGCTGCAGGGACATAAGCCATCAGGCGGAGAGTGCGAGGAGGCGAGAAGATAAATACTCAA AAATGTCCAGACAAGAGTTACAACAAGAAAACGTGCACCTGCAAACCCAAGTTCGAGAAATGCGACGAAAGTGTGCAATTATACGTGACGTCATAGACAATTTGCAGAAACATTTCAACGCTTCAAAACGCCACCCTGCCATCCAGCGTTACAACATGCTGAAGGCCATGGTAAAAACTGTAATACATGATGAACTTATATAA